One Streptomyces sp. RPA4-2 genomic window carries:
- a CDS encoding 1-acyl-sn-glycerol-3-phosphate acyltransferase — protein sequence MTPEGPLSRFVLIKAVLGPIMRLMFRPRVEGVEHIPGDGPVILAGNHLTFIDSMILPLVCDRQVLFIGKDEYVTGKGFKGRLMAWFFTGVGMIPVDRDGANGGVAALMTGRRILEEGKVFGIYPEGTRSPDGRLYRGRTGIARLTLMTGAPVVPFAMIGTDKLQPGGSGMPRPGRVTVRFGEAMEFSRYEGMDRDRYVLRAVTDSVMTEVMRLSGQEYVDMYATKAKAA from the coding sequence TTGACACCGGAGGGCCCGTTGTCCCGCTTCGTGCTCATCAAGGCAGTGCTCGGACCGATCATGCGCCTGATGTTCCGCCCACGGGTGGAGGGCGTGGAGCACATCCCGGGCGACGGTCCGGTCATCCTGGCCGGCAACCACCTCACGTTCATCGACTCGATGATCCTGCCCCTGGTCTGCGACCGGCAGGTGCTCTTCATCGGCAAGGACGAGTACGTCACCGGCAAGGGGTTCAAGGGCCGCCTCATGGCCTGGTTCTTCACCGGCGTCGGCATGATCCCCGTCGACCGCGACGGCGCCAACGGCGGTGTCGCGGCGCTGATGACCGGCCGTCGCATCCTGGAGGAGGGCAAGGTCTTCGGCATCTACCCGGAGGGCACCCGCTCCCCCGACGGGCGTCTTTACCGCGGCCGCACCGGCATCGCCCGGCTCACCCTGATGACCGGCGCGCCGGTCGTCCCGTTCGCGATGATCGGCACCGACAAACTGCAGCCCGGCGGTTCCGGGATGCCGCGTCCCGGCCGGGTCACGGTCCGGTTCGGCGAGGCCATGGAGTTCTCGCGGTACGAGGGCATGGACCGTGACCGCTATGTCCTGCGCGCCGTGACCGACTCGGTGATGACCGAGGTCATGCGGCTGTCGGGCCAGGAGTACGTGGACATGTACGCCACGAAGGCGAAGGCGGCGTAG